A single region of the Gorilla gorilla gorilla isolate KB3781 chromosome 1, NHGRI_mGorGor1-v2.1_pri, whole genome shotgun sequence genome encodes:
- the SPRR2G gene encoding small proline-rich protein 2G: MSYQQQQCKQPCQPPPVCPTPKCPEPCPPPKCPEPYLPPPCPPEHCPPPPCQDKCPPVQPYPPCQQKYPPNSK, encoded by the coding sequence ATGTCTTACCAGCAGCAGCAGTGCAAGCAGCCCTGCCAGCCACCTCCTGTGTGCCCCACGCCAAAGTGCCCAGAGCCATGTCCACCCCCGAAGTGCCCTGAGCCTTACCTGCCTCCTCCTTGTCCACCTGAGCATTGCCCACCTCCACCATGCCAGGATAAATGCCCTCCTGTGCAACCATACCCACCCTGCCAGCAGAAGTATCCACCCAACAGCAAGTAA